AAGCTAAAGGATTACCTCGATAACGCTGAATTAGCTTGTCACATTCAACTGTTGAATCCACTAGCCCTTTTGCGGCGAGGATTTGCTGTGATTCTAACTGTGACAAGCCATTTAATTGTAGCGATCGCACTGGTAGAGTTTCACCTTCCCTAGCTGTAAATCCACTTGGTGTTTCTCGACTAGTAAACAATAAGCAACTTTGATGAACTTCATCTCCTATTCGTCTGAGAAGTTGACCATATCCTTCATACCCAGCACAATAGTGACCTGAGATTTTCCCACTTTGCAAAATTGATTCGAGATTATCCAATAGAATCAGGCAGCGTTGGGAGCGCAAGTACTTAATCAGACATGAGATTTGACTTTCTATAGTGTCGGACAGATTTACTTCTGTTTGCTGGGAGCAGAACGAAATTAACTCCCGCATCAGCTCAAAAATCGGCGGACTATTCCTGAGACTACGCCAAATTACCAAATCAAACTGGCTCTGCAACTGTTCTGCAACTTTCACAGACAAAGCTGTTTTGCCAATTCCACCTATACCTAACAGCATCACTAAGCGGCATTTTTCCTCGACAATCCACTCTCGCAACAATGCTTGTTCTTCCGTACGTCCATAGAACATAGACACATCAATTGCTTCTCCCCAATCTTGCTTTTTCTGGGGAGTATCAGGGATTGCAAAGCCTGGGGTTGTAGATAGCTGTGATTCTGCTTGTAAGAGATTGGAGTAATAACGCCGCAAAACTGTTTTGACGTTACTTTTGGCGATATTTTCTCCCAGTGCTTTTGAAAGGGTTTGCCATAACCGAAAGCCTACGTCTCGGATGTAATCATCATCATAGCCTGAGCTTTCGGCAATCTCTGCATAAGTGTATCCTTGCCAACACAATCTCAGTACTAACTCTTGAATATTGCTTAAATGTTTTTTCTGCAATACTCTATCTAAAACCAGCATTGCTTGCTCAAAAGTAAATTCTATGACTCCCCCATAATCTTCTCGTACCTCTAAGCTTCATAAAGTTATCAGAGATTCATCAAAATTTTATGCAGCTAAAAAATAATTTCACTAGGCATAGGGGAGGCAGTGCGTTGCGGAGCCAGTCGCGTGGTGAGGCAGCGAGGTCTTGGGGAGCCAGTCCGTTGCGGGGGTTCCCCCCGTTGAAGGAACTGGCGTGGTTTCCCCCATGAGCAACTGCCGAAAGGGTTTCCCGACTTGAGCGTAGACGCCCAGAGGGCGGCTTCTCGTAGAGTACTGGCGTGAGGTATCCTCCGTTGTAGCAACTGCCGTCATTGGGCATGGAGGAGAGATGACAGGGAGAGGGAAGATGAGCAGATGCAGAAGAAAACTCCGCACACTCCCTCATCCTGCCTCTTCAGTCACCAAAACTCAGCATTGATTGTACGCAATTGAGAAACCCTGTAAAGGATCAAATCTAGAAGCGGAGGCTAAAAATCCCCTCAGTACATCCAGAAAACTAAAAGATCGCTGAAGGGATATGTTTTATCAAATAAATTTCTCCTAAATTCCACACCACTCTACCCCTTGATCAATGCAGGTAATATGTTATAATCATCTGCGTTGATTAGCGGTTACTAACTATGTCCAAAGAAAAGGCGTTAGTTAGTAGTAATCATGTTGTGGTTCTGGTTCTGGTTGCGTCATAGCAAAATTTGATGCATCGTACAAGTAGCGGCTGGCTTCCTCTTCTAGACGATGAATCAGATAAGGTTCAATGGCGTTCCCATGTCTCAGCGCGGCTAAATATCCATCCAAATACATCCGCATATCGTCCATACGATAACCGCGATTCCATAACTCGACGAAGGCGTCGGTAATTCTTTGGTAATAGCGGATGGTTTGTGCGTCTTGGAGCATAACTGCTGAATTAATCTCTTTGGAATGAGAATTGTAAATGATTCACGCGGAAATGTGAAGTGTCACTTTCCCCTCGGCATTGAGTCAAAATCAATATCTCTACTTTGGGCCTTACCCTCCAGCAGCTACAACGTATTTCGATCCTATTCCAGAAAACATGGAATAAGATTAATTGGTAAGCTATTTTTATAATTCCGTTGATTAACATCCTAGCTTTTCTGGGGGATGGCAAAAACAACTTCTGCAAGCTGCAATTGGCTGTCACCATAAGACCGGAAGCTGGCTTGGTGATGATAAGCTTTTTTGGCGATCGTGTTTTGGTACATTACCCGCTTTTAGGCGCTAGGATGTTTAAGCAGAACTAATTTCAATAAGTCTAACAAAAATTTAAGAATATTACTAATCGGCTTGGGGCAAAGCATAAGTTAAACTTCTAGCCAAGATTGCTATCAAGAAATATAGAGCCAATAGTAATTGGAGTAACAAAGGCTACAAAACCTTGGTCATGGGCTTGTTACTTTGAAATTCATCAACGCTAAGGGGTCTTGCCACCGTGGGTTCGGTTTGTATTGAAATCGTTGAGGGGAATCCTCATCTGAGGTCGTTGCTAGGTTGGCACTTACAACAGTTGGAATACCGGGTACACCAAGCCGCCAGCATATATCAAGCAAGGGAAGTGTTTTTGAGCCAGCAACCGACACTGGTAATTCTTGATGCTGATTTGCCTGATGGTGATGGCATTGAGTTTTGTCGTTGGTTAAATCGTCAACAACAACCTTTAATTCTCATGCTTTCTGCCCGTACTAATGAAGCTGATATTGTTGCAGGTTTAAAGGCGGGAGCAGATGATTACTTGAGCAAACCTTTTGGAATGCAAGAGTTTTTAGCAAGGGTAGAAGCACTCATTCGTCGCAACCGGACACCTGTTGCACCAGCTTATCTGGATTATGGTGCCCTGCAAATTGATTTAGTGCAGCGTCGGGTGAGATTTCAAGGAGAGTTTATCGATCTAACGCCCCAAGAATTTAGTTTATTATACGTTTTAGCCCAAGCGGGAGGAGTGCCATTATCTAGGTCAGAATTGCTACGAAGAGCTTGGCCTGATGCGATCGATAATCCGCGCACTATTGATACTCACGTTTTATCGCTGCGGAAAAAAGTTGAACTCGATCCTAGGCAACCTAGTTTAATTCAAACTATCCGTAATGTGGGCTACCGTTTTAACATGGAAATTTTGAATTCCAATATTCCCCAATCACCACCAAAGTTGCCTAAAGAGAGATTTAGCAATCAACGCTCAACTCTTAGTACTCAACGCGTATAAGGGAGATGAAGGGGAAAGCTATTCAAAATTCAAAATGCAGAACTTTACTTGACTTTTGACTCTTGAATCTTAACTAAATCCATTCCTCGGAGGCTTGAGCATCTGCGTGCATCAAGCTTGTTCGTAACTTAGGCCAGTCTATTTCAGAGGCTGTGCAATCTGCCAACAATCGACCTTGCTGTAAGTGTAATAGTCGCGTACAAAATGACTGTGCTAGCTCTAGTTGGTGATTTACCATCAAAATTGTGGTGTGATGAGTGGGAACCATCTGAGTTAAGACTTCCATAAGATGGGAAGCTGTACCGATATCTAAGGCAGAGGTTGGCTCGTCTAATAATAAAATTTTAGGTTGGATGACTAAGGCACGTGCGATCGCTATTAGCTGTCGCTGTCCAATTGAAAGTTGCACTTCAGTCTTTCCTAACCAATCACTGGGAATACGCAGTTTTTCTATCCAATGACTGACTCGCTGCTGAATTGTCTGTTTGGGTAAACCACGCAAAACCAGTGGATAAGTCAATGCTTGTTCAACTGTCATCCCCAAAAGCTTCGACTCTTGCAATACCAGTGTCACTACCTGGCGTAACTGGATTATGGGAATTTGGCGATATTCCTGATTCTCCAGAAATATTTTGCCACGAGTAGGTTCAATTAGGCGGTTGATCAGCTTGAATAACGCTGTTTTTCCCGCACCTGATGAACCGACAATGGCAATGCGCTCCTCTGGGAATAGCTCAAAATCAATATCTTGTAAGATGGGATATCCTTGATGGTTTGCGGAAATTTGACTTTTGAGCTTAGTAAACAGATTGACTTGCTCTAGTCTGAGTATGGCTTTTGGGGTGACATTATCCAAGTTCAACTTTGATTTACTTAACCTTATCGAAATGAGGAAGAATTAGGTTCAGCGTTCACTGATTCAAGGCTGTGGAGATAGTCCAAGCATCTATCAATAGTAATAATAAGGTGAAGCCTAGTAAAGTCACATACATCCAAGGTTGTGCTAAAGGACGCACATCTGTAGTATCTATACCTGTTTTTGCCTGTACTTGTCTTACTAGTTGAGCAAATCCGACTACACGCATCGGTAATAAATAAGCTTTTCCTTCCTGGCTAAGGAAATAATATACTATACCTCCTTGACCCGTAGTTCGAGGTTTTAATTCTTTTACCTCAGACCAAGCTAAAGACCAACCTTTACGAAAAAAACGCGGAACCCAAACAGGGTATGTCACCTGAATTCCCTGGTCGTCTAAGATAACTCGTTCAGTCAACACTGCATACAAAGCGACTAAACCAATGCAAATTCCTAACCACAGTAAAGCTGGTGGGATGGGTGCTGCTGTTGTTTGGGCTAAAAAAGGTAATGGTACTGTGAGTGCTAAATATAAACTCAACAGCGTTATCCGGATCAAGGGCGAAAGGCGAAAAACAGAAACTGTCACGGCTCAATCACGATCGTTTACTTCAAGTTCATCTTATCTAGGAACTGGGGGCGCATTCAGTCTTTGATGCGAATGTGTGGAGAAGGTTCCCGAAATTTGCTCTCGATCAATTGGCGATCGCCTAGCCGAGACTAACATGTAAAAATTAAGGTAAATACTTTTGTACTACACTCCAGCCAGTGAGCGATACCCAAGCAAAACCTATAAATAAAATAATATTTATTCCTACGTGTAAAGTTCTAAACCAAGGTTTTTCCGTGCTGATTTGCGTAGCGCTCACAGCAGAGAGCAAAACTAATACTACTACTAATATTCCAGCAATCAAGTGTGATGATTGCCCCAAAGAACCAAAATGTCCTAACGTGCCAATAATACCAATTGCCAGTAGTAGCAGCACTAAACTGACCATGCTGATGCCAATTGTATAGTGGAGCGATCGCATCCCACCAAGTCCTCGATTCAACAACGGAAAACTAGGAGGGTGTTGGGAGGTTCTCGCTTGAAACATCCAAAAGCCAGTGGTCGCTAGCATTAGATATGCCAGTAAGGATAACCCCATCGACCAAGCAGCTATTTTCCACAACCAAAGAAAAGAAGGCAAATTCATACCAATGATTGTAGAACACACTGGGCACTAGGGGAGTGTGGGGAGTGTGGGGAGTGTGGGGAGACAAATGACCAATGACCAATGACTAACCAACAAAAAGGGTTGCTGAATTCAGCAACCTTTAATTTTGAGAAAAATTTTTTTAATCAACTGATGCTAAACCAGCTATTGTTAAGGGTTTTGTTGTATTTTCAGTTTTTGTATTAATTGGCTGCACCATTGGTTTTGTATTAATAGAGTCTATGGCTACTTCTGAGTTGTTACTCAACTCATTAGTACCAGGCTCATTGATCGCAAGACGAGTACACGGAATTGTATCTGATAAGATTGCACTTGCCATCATCCCCGTATGAATCTCCATTTGAGCTTCTGGAGGGGCTTCAAAAACGAGACGCTGTCCAGGAAAGACAACCCTTTCAAAGTACCAATTGGGAATATTGGTGATGCGGGCAACCTGGATTTTGCTCGTGGCATTCATGTAGCAGCAGAGAATTTTCCCCGATTGCTCAGGTGGTAGAGGATCTAGTATTTGAGCCATAACTGCTGAGGAGCTTTACGCCACAATTTTACATTACACCAGCAAAACTAACATTGGGCGATCCCCACAAGCTGTAACTCCGACTACCAACTGCACATTTCTGCATTATTTCTATCTAAAGATAGGTATCCAATATGAAATTTTTGTAAATATCTATGATTTTTTTACAATTATACACTATAAAGGAAGTTTTTATTTTCATTCTTTGATAAAACGCCTCTAAATTCGTGAATCAAGATTGATAGAGGATATGCTATGACAACGATCCCCGGAGCTATTTCTCAAAGAAAAAGCGAGGTTCTGGTGATAACTATTCGCAAGAGCCACAGA
The genomic region above belongs to Calothrix sp. NIES-2098 and contains:
- a CDS encoding two component transcriptional regulator, winged helix family protein, producing the protein MGSVCIEIVEGNPHLRSLLGWHLQQLEYRVHQAASIYQAREVFLSQQPTLVILDADLPDGDGIEFCRWLNRQQQPLILMLSARTNEADIVAGLKAGADDYLSKPFGMQEFLARVEALIRRNRTPVAPAYLDYGALQIDLVQRRVRFQGEFIDLTPQEFSLLYVLAQAGGVPLSRSELLRRAWPDAIDNPRTIDTHVLSLRKKVELDPRQPSLIQTIRNVGYRFNMEILNSNIPQSPPKLPKERFSNQRSTLSTQRV
- a CDS encoding ABC transporter-related protein; the encoded protein is MDNVTPKAILRLEQVNLFTKLKSQISANHQGYPILQDIDFELFPEERIAIVGSSGAGKTALFKLINRLIEPTRGKIFLENQEYRQIPIIQLRQVVTLVLQESKLLGMTVEQALTYPLVLRGLPKQTIQQRVSHWIEKLRIPSDWLGKTEVQLSIGQRQLIAIARALVIQPKILLLDEPTSALDIGTASHLMEVLTQMVPTHHTTILMVNHQLELAQSFCTRLLHLQQGRLLADCTASEIDWPKLRTSLMHADAQASEEWI
- a CDS encoding WD-40 repeat-containing protein, giving the protein MLVLDRVLQKKHLSNIQELVLRLCWQGYTYAEIAESSGYDDDYIRDVGFRLWQTLSKALGENIAKSNVKTVLRRYYSNLLQAESQLSTTPGFAIPDTPQKKQDWGEAIDVSMFYGRTEEQALLREWIVEEKCRLVMLLGIGGIGKTALSVKVAEQLQSQFDLVIWRSLRNSPPIFELMRELISFCSQQTEVNLSDTIESQISCLIKYLRSQRCLILLDNLESILQSGKISGHYCAGYEGYGQLLRRIGDEVHQSCLLFTSRETPSGFTAREGETLPVRSLQLNGLSQLESQQILAAKGLVDSTVECDKLIQRYRGNPLALKIVATAIQYLFDGNISQFLQHSPVVFGELWEILEQQFHRLSANEKQVMYSLAVKQDWVTLKELQQCIISQISERELLEALLSLQKRSLIEQQSGNYTQQPVVMEYITDKLIGQVCCDIPTEDID